The window TGCCATTCATGCTGTGCAGAGAAATTTGAATCTTCTGGATATTGACAGTGATGGCACCATCAGTTTTGATGAATTTGTTCTTGCAATCTTCAACTTGTTGAAATTCTGTTATCTTGATATACAATCATTACTAAATTCAGAACCAAGACAAGTGTCTAAACCAGAGGAAAAGCCAGATAGTATGGATCTTCAGGCAACCAGTGAAACTGGCCAGTGGACAGAGGAAACTCCACCAACTCAAGACAAAGTGCTGTTTCCTTCAGGAATAGCATCATCAGCTCAGCTCAGCCTTAACGAAAGGGGAGCAGTTGGACATAACAGGATAGACCCACAGGGAGACACTCAGACTCACAAACTGCCTATAGAAGAATTTGGGCACAGTGATCCTGAGAACCAACATCTGGAAGGAGTTGAACAGAGCCAGGAAGTGGCCCAAGATGTACCAGCAACAGGAGACAGTGGGGCCCAACTTGAGACAAATAAGCCAATGGTAGGATCAGAACTGATCAGCAGTCCCACAAAGGGGGAGGGACAGGATAAGGAGATTCCAAGGGAGGGAGATAAACCAGTCAGGGAGCAAAGTGGCACTAAGACAAGAGAGCAATTTGGAGAACATAAAGGGAAGTTGGGGACCCAAAGTTCTCCACCAAAAGAGACAACACAGAGGCCATCTGAAGATCAGGAAGCTGCAGCAGAAAAGGGTGTTAAGGAACACTCTAAAGCACAAGAACTTCCACTAGAAGGAAAAGATGAGCCCAGTTCAGAGCATGCTGACCTGCCAGAACAAGCTGCTGCCTGGGAACCATTTCAGACACAGAAATCAACTGATCCTGAGGATGATAGTAGAACAGCTGAGACTCAAGAACCAGGAAAGGATGCTGACAGGACACCACCTGAGACAAAGAATGCACTTGAACCTGAGGATGATGGTAGAACACCTGAGACCCAGGAACCACCATCACaggaaaaagaatatgaaaaaaaggacCTGCCAGTCCAGGGTGATAGCAGAAATGTTTCAGAAACACCCAATGTTAGAGCTGAATGGAAAGAGGGGAGAGGTTCTGAGGCCCATGGGTCAGCAGGgcagaaagaaagtgagagaaaatcTCAGTTACCAGTCCTGGAAGACCAAAAACAGGATGGGAAGTATCAGGAACTCCAGGCATCATCGAAAGCAAGGGATGCTGAAGAAGTTTCTAAGACACGAGAGTTAAGCTCAGAAGGAGTAGATCAGAATCATCCTGAAATTGAAGGAGCAATCACCCCAGGAGAAGAGGCAAGACACGCTGAGGAAGGCACAACAGAATCACTTGTGAGCAGCAAAAATGCCCCTGCAGCAGAAGGGACACCAGGAGTgagagaaagaacacaggagTTGGCATCACTTGAGAACCAGTCTGGAGAAGAAGATAAGGGGGTCACCAAGACTCATGACAAGCTCATTGAAGAGGATGATGGTTACCATAGGGAGGGTCCTGAACCAACAGTCACACAGAATGATGAGGGGTCTTCCAAAACCCCCAAGAGCCTGACTCCAGAGGATGGTGACAACAGCTCAGAGACAAGTGACCTACCTGTGCAAGGGAATTCGCAGAGTCAAGTAGACCCACTCAGAGAGTCCATGCAAGAAAGTCACAATGATAACCCAGATAACCAGAAACGGGTAGCACCAGGTGAGAAAAACAGAGCTCAGGAGGCAGTGGTGCTGGCAGTGAGAGGAGAGGATGACCAGCTCACCAAGGAAGGGGAACAGCCTGCCAGAGAAGAGCACAAGAGTCAGGGCTCAGGGACCAAAAGCCCAGGCCCCGCTGTGGAGCCCAGTGGACACCCAGAGGCACAGGAGTCCACAGCAGGACATGAAAACAGGAAGTCCCTGGAGACACAGATCCCAGGTGCCCTGGATGCAGACTTCACTGACCAGCTTTCCATAACACAGCTCCCTACAAAGGAAGACAGTAGAAAAGAGCAAAAGTTCCAGGGCCCAAGTACCAAAGAAGAGGAAGGTGGAGTACCAGGGACTCATGAGGCTCCAGTAAACAGTCCAGATGAGGACAATTCAGCCTCCCCCAAGACACACCTTGAGGAAACTGCAACATTGGAGGAAGACGATGAAAGCCCCCAAGAGCTGGCAGGTGAAGGTAATGACCAACCAAATCCAGCCAAGAAAGGACATGATTCTTCAGTCCCCCAGTCAGGCCTTGAAGAGAGGACACAGAGGGACCAAGAGCCCTGTTCTGTGGAGAGGGGTGCAGTCTATTCCAGTCCACTGTATGAGTACCTGCAGGAGAAAATAACGCAGCAAGCAGACATAACCCAAGAGGAGCATCAAAATCAAACTCAGACAGCCAGGGCATTGAGCCAGGGCATTGAACTCTGCCATGACCAGTCGAGTGCATCCCTCACCAGTGACAGCCAAGCATCACAGCAGTACACCAGGGAATTTCTGCCTGATGAGGATCCTACTGATGTACAGCAAACATCAGCTCCCCAGGCCTTGGAAGATAAGCAGGGCCACCCTCAGAGAGAGGAACCAGGATCACAAAGGGGTGAGAGCACCACAAAGCAATGAATCGTAATCATTATCCCAGAAGCTCCAAGAACTTCATACATCTCGACATGCCACAGACTTCTTCCCTCCCAATCACCctcaacacacacgcacacattcaGAGACAGATTAATAGTCCTCTAAATTCCTTTCCTACATTTCTATAAGAGCAAATAATAAAGTATTCATCAGTAGGAGCTACCACCAAAGAAATATCACACCAAACAAATACAACCAGTAAAAGTTCTGTCATATGATTCTACTTCCAAGTGCTGAAATGGACTTTCTCATGAGACCATTTATCACAATTGATCTgtcactgaaaacagaaaaatccctTCCATATCTTTAGCAGATGCTAATTTCTTCAAGTGATTCATTGGCTTTTTAAAGTGTGGCAATAGGAAGTACAAGACCGCACAATATTCCCTTATAATCATAAAATATCATTGATTGACAGATGGAGATTATTATGCTTCATGACATTCCCTACACAGATTTCAAGTTTACTCTAAAATTTTATCCCTTAAAATAACTTCAGATATTACcataacttaaaataattatgaatttctAGCAAAACTTTCTAGGAATTCATGACTCTGCCCATTCCCAGGTGCAACTAAATCTATGCCAAGgattcattcatacatttattcattcaacaaacttttattaaatCCCACTCCTCACACAGCCCTTTCATAGTTTCTGGCTCAAATAAGCAATCAGAATAATTATGAAGGCGAGTGAGAACACAAATCTAAAGTATGTCTGATTCCATAATAAGCTCTTCTAACCACCCATCCACCAAGTCGACGAAATGTTTACCTACATGGTTTGCTGAGGACGTTGTATTAAAATTGATAATTAAATAACCTGATGATCAATATCTCTCTTTTGCTGGTtcgtttttttcttcattctccatCTAGCCTTGGAGACATCaatcagaaacaaaaacaggggccggcctggtggcacagcggttaaatgcgcacgtcctgcttcagcggcccagggtttgcaggtttggatcccaggtgcagacatggcaccgcttgtcaagccatgctgtggtaggcatcccacgtataaattagaggaagatgggcacggatgctagctcagggacagccttcctcagcaaaaagaggaggactggcagcagatgttagctcagggctaatcttcctcaaaaaaaaaagaaacaaaaacaatcttagtgatttgtgttttttcaaaagACCATAATTAAAGAATGTTGCTCGCAGAGCTTAGTAATGACCCAGGAAAGGAATGAAATAGTTATCGCATAACATTTCCTGAAGCCAAAATATCACATATTTCATTGCATTCTGCCTTTGAGGTTCAATTTTCTTCCACTTCAACTCACACCTCTTCCAGAATCTAAAATTCTCCTATATTTCCTCCCCCTCCAATATTTTCAGCCCTTTTCATTCTACTTTCAAAGATAAATGCATATCCCTAcctaaaaaatattctcttaaatgAGCAAGAAACATGagacaattcacaaaaaagaaaaatatatactagaGCATAAACTAGCAGTCCCTTTTGGCAAGCAACTTGGCAATACATATCAGGGATCATAAAAATGGCAAAGATCATGAATAACAAATTCACaaaagaagctatacagatggctaataaatacatgaaatccTCACTAGACttcaaaaaaatgcaaattacaaataattttttcactTATCAAATTAGTAAAGGTTATTTCTCTGTTGTTAATAACCATACAGTGAGATTGGGGGAAGGGGGACAGGAACCCTAAAATACAGCTGATAGACATATTAAATGAGGGCAAACTTCCTGGAAGTCAATTCAATAATAtgcataaaaacatttaaaatatttctcagagggccagccccatggcctagtggttaatttcagtgcATTCcatttctgtggcccaggttcacaggttcagatcatgggtgtgGACCAACACCACTTGTTAGCCATAATGTGGCGAtgatccacatataaaaaatagaggaagactggcacagatgttagctcagggctaatcttcctcagcaaaaaaaaataattctcagatAGCattataaggaaataatcagagatgtgTGTAAAGATTCTTCTACAAAGATGTTAGTAATAGCATATTAAAGACAGCAAAAAccagaaataacctaaatgtctatcgTTATGGGAAGAATTAACTAAATCATGGTTACTAGATACTTTGGAATGCCAAAAAACATTGGAAATTATGAGGTAGGAGTCTATTTAATTAAATGAGGAAGGCTTCATAAGATACTAAGCTTTGAATGATTATAAAATGGTATGATCCCATTTAAAGattaataaatggataaagagacAGAGTCTGAGACCAAAATCTCAACAGTAGTTATCTCTAGATAGGGCAACTGTAAGTGACATTTACtgtttgttttgatattttctaaattttctataatgaaaatgtgatatatttgtaatcagaaaacaataaatgctatttttagtAACTAATTAATAACCTTTAACCCTATCCTcaagaaataatctaaaatagaaaaagaatttcttcacAAAGATGTTCACAGcaccattatttataataataaaaagtagagaaaatcagATTTCTAATAATAGGGGAGTAAGTTATGAAAATTATCAAGTGTCTCCTTGGTGGTTACTATAtagtttctaaaatatgtatttatgaaGCATCTACAATCATATGGAGAACTTCTTATGTGGAAAAGCATGACATCATTCTGTATTTACAGCATGATATCAActatattcaaaaaaattaaatatatgtatttatagagAGGAACTACATCTAAGAATCTACAATGTTGATCTCTTGATGATAGAATtataagtgactttttttttcttctttctagatttctatattttcaactttctctgtactgagcatattttatttattttcttaattgaaaaaattaaaaaattataacaatggtttttaaatgttctcttcaCATCCTAGCAACCATtcaatttttctctccttctttctgtcttccaTTCAACTATTTTTGCCACCATCCTACAAAAATTCTTCCTTTGAAGGTGACATTGCCCTCCATCTGACAAGCCTGAAGACTCTAACTTCCATGTCTTTAGAACTCTTTGTGACAGTTGACACTGATGACTGCCTATCCTGAAATGCTCACTTTACTGGTCCTTCCCAACTCTCTCATGGATTCTTGTCACCAGTTCCCAAGATGTGGGCTCTTTCCAAgggctcttctttttctagactttctccctctgagaaCCCATCCTTGGCCCAAGTCACCACTATCTCTTCTACACTGATGAGCCTCAATTCACCTTGTTCAGACTTGACCACGCACTTCAATCCAGTGCATGCAAATGCTCATAACATATCACCCCTGAGATGGCCAACCACTCCCTGATAAACTGGCTTGTCTTCTCAGTTTCCCTTCTGCTATCATTCTTTCTCCCCATTCTATCAGGCTTCGAAGGCACATACTTTGCAGTTATATTTGCCCTGTCTCTTTTATTCTCCATTCCTAATCCACCATAGTATCTCAATAGAGTCTTCCTTAAACCCATTTTCCAGATCCATCTTTCGTTCTCTACTTCCTATAGGACTTCATGTACCCTCCACCAAAAATactgtctctccctccccttttACTGAATGTCCAAATCTTACCTCCCTATGGGATCCAACTCCCATGCcacttcattaattcattccaaaatttttattgaaaagtcCATAGTAGTTCCAAATACTGCATGAGGCATTAGGGACACAGcagtaacaaaacaaataagtatTCTTCCTCTTGGAGCTTGTATTCTGATGATGGAGGATAGGGACAAACGACAAACAAGTgcaacaataaataaacaagataattccTGGTAATAAAACAAGGAGTGTGATAGAGAGAGGCAAGGGAGCAGgaaggcagaggcaggcaggagtgCTGCTGCAGAACACTCCTTAACACTACTTCACCTGTTCTGATGTCTACGGTAAAATGGACAAACTCCAAAGTCTTTACAAagtcttttttaaactttctctcttgaattatatttatttctgtgcttatCTTAGCCCTCCTCTCAGACCATAGGTTCCTTGATGGCAAGATTCACAACTTATACATCTCGCT of the Equus quagga isolate Etosha38 chromosome 13, UCLA_HA_Equagga_1.0, whole genome shotgun sequence genome contains:
- the TCHHL1 gene encoding trichohyalin-like protein 1 yields the protein MPRLLRDVLCVTETFHKYAREDGDEATLTCRELRRLIQGEFGDILQPRAIHAVQRNLNLLDIDSDGTISFDEFVLAIFNLLKFCYLDIQSLLNSEPRQVSKPEEKPDSMDLQATSETGQWTEETPPTQDKVLFPSGIASSAQLSLNERGAVGHNRIDPQGDTQTHKLPIEEFGHSDPENQHLEGVEQSQEVAQDVPATGDSGAQLETNKPMVGSELISSPTKGEGQDKEIPREGDKPVREQSGTKTREQFGEHKGKLGTQSSPPKETTQRPSEDQEAAAEKGVKEHSKAQELPLEGKDEPSSEHADLPEQAAAWEPFQTQKSTDPEDDSRTAETQEPGKDADRTPPETKNALEPEDDGRTPETQEPPSQEKEYEKKDLPVQGDSRNVSETPNVRAEWKEGRGSEAHGSAGQKESERKSQLPVLEDQKQDGKYQELQASSKARDAEEVSKTRELSSEGVDQNHPEIEGAITPGEEARHAEEGTTESLVSSKNAPAAEGTPGVRERTQELASLENQSGEEDKGVTKTHDKLIEEDDGYHREGPEPTVTQNDEGSSKTPKSLTPEDGDNSSETSDLPVQGNSQSQVDPLRESMQESHNDNPDNQKRVAPGEKNRAQEAVVLAVRGEDDQLTKEGEQPAREEHKSQGSGTKSPGPAVEPSGHPEAQESTAGHENRKSLETQIPGALDADFTDQLSITQLPTKEDSRKEQKFQGPSTKEEEGGVPGTHEAPVNSPDEDNSASPKTHLEETATLEEDDESPQELAGEGNDQPNPAKKGHDSSVPQSGLEERTQRDQEPCSVERGAVYSSPLYEYLQEKITQQADITQEEHQNQTQTARALSQGIELCHDQSSASLTSDSQASQQYTREFLPDEDPTDVQQTSAPQALEDKQGHPQREEPGSQRGESTTKQ